A region of Jonquetella anthropi DSM 22815 DNA encodes the following proteins:
- the cdd gene encoding cytidine deaminase encodes MTGQKLTERIEAAKRRAVVPISGFPVGAVAVGSTGRAYEGFNIEFPGCEPALTVHAEICAVTRAFQAGERAVDSLYVTETPCGHCRQFLWELSCRKTLKVFLPDGSLSLEDLLPFPFSLREGSGFLGHETVSIRPLTDEDELTALAREAAEKSYCPYSAARRGAALRGVGGTVWCGSAAENAAYNPGVTAVQAALIARGGSSEAVSSAVLFETAGGFSEEMLFAGAISTLWPDASLTYRRG; translated from the coding sequence ATGACCGGACAAAAGCTGACCGAACGTATCGAAGCGGCCAAGCGACGAGCCGTCGTCCCAATCAGCGGATTTCCCGTCGGCGCGGTCGCCGTCGGATCAACCGGCCGAGCCTACGAAGGATTCAACATCGAGTTTCCGGGCTGCGAGCCGGCCTTGACCGTCCACGCGGAAATCTGCGCTGTGACGAGAGCTTTTCAGGCCGGCGAACGGGCGGTCGACTCGCTGTACGTCACAGAAACGCCCTGCGGCCACTGCCGACAGTTCCTCTGGGAGCTGTCGTGCCGCAAAACGTTAAAAGTTTTTCTGCCCGACGGCTCCTTGAGCCTTGAGGACCTCCTGCCCTTCCCGTTCAGCCTTCGAGAGGGCTCCGGATTTTTAGGACACGAGACGGTCTCTATTCGGCCGCTGACCGACGAGGACGAGCTGACCGCTCTGGCCCGAGAGGCGGCAGAAAAAAGCTACTGTCCCTACAGCGCTGCCCGCCGCGGCGCGGCGCTGCGCGGCGTTGGCGGAACGGTGTGGTGCGGCAGTGCCGCTGAGAACGCCGCTTATAACCCGGGCGTGACGGCCGTCCAAGCGGCGCTGATCGCCCGAGGCGGCTCTTCCGAAGCCGTCTCAAGCGCCGTCCTTTTTGAAACGGCCGGCGGCTTCAGCGAGGAAATGCTCTTTGCCGGCGCCATTTCGACCCTGTGGCCGGACGCCAGTTTGACATATCGGCGCGGTTAA
- a CDS encoding carboxymuconolactone decarboxylase family protein, with protein sequence MADNSEYQALCARSEALGKAAPDVMKAFGALHGAVVKEGALTVKTKELIALMISVIVKCHPCIQAHTRGCIAAGVTREELAEAIGVAVMMGGGPATAYGGIVLDLFDQLKK encoded by the coding sequence ATGGCAGACAACAGCGAGTACCAGGCACTCTGCGCCCGCTCAGAGGCTCTCGGCAAGGCAGCTCCCGACGTGATGAAGGCGTTCGGCGCACTCCACGGCGCCGTGGTCAAGGAAGGCGCCTTAACCGTCAAGACGAAAGAACTCATCGCCCTGATGATCTCCGTGATCGTCAAGTGCCATCCCTGCATTCAGGCTCACACCCGCGGCTGCATCGCCGCCGGGGTCACGAGAGAGGAACTGGCAGAAGCCATCGGCGTGGCCGTCATGATGGGCGGCGGCCCGGCGACCGCGTACGGCGGCATCGTCCTCGACCTGTTCGACCAGCTGAAAAAGTAG
- a CDS encoding IS3 family transposase, with product MRKARQTTQEERLEIVQYCLAKDNNYGATALKYDCSYQQVRNWVLRYESMGPAGLEDRRGRRIGTLPARTPEEKQRHRIAELERKNRDLQMENDLLKNQRVRDERSLSLTRHPYKYQAIKELTEAKHYPLQKLCQCQRLSRSAYYRWLKGPVSFSEKYNTELSEKIKAIHENHPDMGYRRIRDELERNHGIAVNDKRVLRICRGERIQSTIKWRPKSCTRSSQDPAHIAKNYLNRDFHADAPNEKWLTDVTEFKYYVGGNAHKVYLSAILDLYDRRIVAYKIGEHNDNPLVMSTFDEAVEREPEAHPLFHSDRGFQYTSKQFSGRLKRNRMKQSMSRVAHCIDNGPMEGFWGILKREMYYRKRFTSKMDLVKTIESYIRYYNTERFQRKLHLMTPAEYHASFYTAA from the coding sequence ATGAGAAAAGCCAGACAGACAACCCAGGAAGAACGCCTTGAAATCGTACAGTACTGCCTTGCTAAGGATAATAATTATGGAGCGACGGCGCTGAAATACGACTGTTCCTATCAGCAGGTGCGCAACTGGGTGCTCCGTTATGAGAGCATGGGCCCCGCCGGCCTTGAAGACCGTCGTGGACGGCGGATTGGAACCCTGCCAGCCCGGACACCAGAGGAAAAGCAGCGCCACAGGATTGCAGAACTGGAACGCAAGAACCGCGACCTTCAGATGGAGAACGACCTGTTAAAAAATCAGAGAGTTAGAGATGAAAGATCGCTCTCTCTGACTCGACATCCCTACAAATACCAAGCGATCAAAGAACTGACTGAAGCCAAGCACTACCCCCTGCAAAAGCTCTGTCAGTGCCAGCGGCTTTCGCGCAGCGCGTATTATCGCTGGCTTAAAGGTCCTGTCAGCTTCAGTGAGAAGTACAATACCGAGCTCTCCGAGAAGATCAAGGCCATTCATGAGAACCATCCGGATATGGGTTACCGGCGAATCAGGGACGAACTGGAAAGGAATCACGGCATCGCAGTGAACGATAAGCGGGTACTCAGGATCTGTCGCGGAGAGCGTATTCAATCCACGATCAAGTGGAGGCCAAAGAGCTGCACCAGAAGCAGCCAAGACCCTGCACATATCGCCAAAAACTATCTCAACCGTGACTTTCACGCAGACGCACCGAACGAGAAATGGCTGACGGATGTCACTGAGTTCAAGTATTACGTCGGGGGGAACGCTCACAAAGTATATCTGAGTGCCATACTAGATCTCTATGATCGCAGGATCGTGGCATATAAAATCGGCGAGCATAATGACAATCCGCTGGTTATGAGCACGTTTGATGAAGCTGTAGAGCGTGAGCCCGAGGCACATCCATTGTTTCACAGTGACCGAGGCTTCCAGTACACGAGCAAACAGTTCTCGGGGAGACTAAAGAGAAACCGAATGAAGCAGAGCATGTCCAGAGTAGCCCATTGCATTGACAATGGGCCTATGGAAGGCTTCTGGGGGATCCTGAAGCGAGAAATGTACTACAGGAAACGCTTCACCTCAAAGATGGATCTGGTGAAGACCATAGAGTCATACATCAGGTATTACAACACAGAGCGGTTCCAACGGAAATTGCATCTGATGACACCTGCCGAATACCATGCAAGCTTCTATACTGCGGCGTAA
- a CDS encoding MATE family efflux transporter, translated as MAMIQAIGFTLGTGAASVISRSLGARDLDRANRYASSSVAAAFILGCLTSLIGYQFVVTICRALGATATVLPYAAEYAAVILLGAPLMTCACVLNTGLRAEGKAKFAMAGLASGGVLNIFLDPLFIFTFGLGIRGAAIATVLSQAVSLAIMASWYRRGRSVVRHRLSFVSKSFGTYLEIIELGSPSFCRQGLASLGLVMLNIEAAVWGDAALSAVSIAKKIIMMAFMVGVGIGQGYQPVVGYNYGAGRWGRVRDAFLFVTEATFFSLVVLCSLIFLGAPSIMRWFIHDPQVVSIGTEALRWQSAALPLLALNLSASMTCQSVGQSWNALALAVCRSGLFFIPLVLTLPRFFGLTGLVAVQAVSDVCSAFIPVPAMIAFLRGVRRRSEEAAL; from the coding sequence ATGGCGATGATTCAGGCCATCGGGTTTACTCTGGGGACCGGAGCCGCCAGCGTGATCTCCCGGTCGTTGGGCGCGAGAGACTTGGACCGGGCGAACCGATACGCGTCGTCTTCAGTTGCGGCGGCGTTCATCTTAGGGTGTTTGACCTCGCTCATCGGGTATCAGTTTGTGGTCACCATCTGCCGGGCGCTGGGCGCCACGGCGACGGTTCTGCCCTACGCGGCGGAATACGCGGCGGTTATCCTGCTCGGGGCGCCGCTGATGACCTGCGCCTGCGTGCTCAACACCGGACTGCGGGCCGAGGGGAAGGCGAAGTTCGCCATGGCGGGACTCGCGTCCGGCGGGGTGCTCAACATCTTCTTGGACCCGCTGTTCATCTTCACCTTTGGTCTGGGGATTCGGGGCGCGGCGATCGCGACGGTCCTCAGCCAAGCGGTTTCTCTGGCCATCATGGCCAGTTGGTACCGCCGAGGCCGCAGCGTTGTCAGGCACCGCCTGTCGTTTGTCTCTAAGTCATTCGGGACGTACCTTGAAATCATCGAGCTGGGCTCCCCGTCGTTCTGCCGTCAGGGGCTGGCGAGCCTGGGGCTGGTTATGCTCAACATCGAGGCCGCTGTTTGGGGCGATGCAGCCCTTTCAGCGGTGAGCATTGCCAAGAAAATCATCATGATGGCCTTCATGGTCGGCGTGGGCATCGGGCAGGGCTACCAGCCAGTTGTGGGATACAACTACGGCGCCGGCCGATGGGGCCGAGTCAGGGATGCGTTTCTGTTCGTGACCGAGGCGACGTTTTTCTCGCTGGTGGTCCTCTGCAGTCTCATTTTCTTAGGCGCGCCGTCGATCATGCGCTGGTTCATTCACGATCCCCAAGTAGTTTCAATCGGCACCGAAGCCCTGCGCTGGCAGAGCGCCGCGCTTCCGCTGCTGGCGCTTAACTTGTCGGCCAGCATGACTTGTCAGTCGGTCGGCCAGAGCTGGAACGCCTTGGCCTTGGCGGTCTGCCGCAGCGGGCTCTTCTTTATCCCCCTCGTCCTGACTTTGCCGCGTTTCTTTGGCCTGACCGGTTTGGTGGCAGTGCAGGCCGTCAGCGACGTCTGTTCGGCGTTCATTCCCGTGCCTGCCATGATCGCGTTCCTGCGGGGAGTTCGCCGGCGGAGCGAAGAAGCGGCGCTGTAA
- a CDS encoding Na+/H+ antiporter NhaC family protein, with protein MIALVKLSPMFVMGALMFSGMDILIVAPIAFLYATIIAMVTDHYSFDDLLSAALDNLKHFLIVFLILESAYAVAECFMATGVAASIINVALRAGLTAKLVAAVALLVTAVLSVATGTSWGTFAACAPIFLWLNHIVGGNVLLTVGAIAGGACFGDNIGLISDAMVVSSGIQNVAIIDRVRHQGIWSLGCLLISLVIFYLVGMWSDLPETTGLASDAIARIPESVWTLLQTERPAAVTLLNQVKTGVPLYMLLPLVAVLGLAIRGTSTLICLGSGIISSLICGLCAGTVENLSSFLSLVQAGFSSAGNWTIAMMLWVGAFGGVMKKMNAFDPVADMVLKLTHKVRHLMFSNALLCLIGNAALADEMAQIVTISPLIRSMTERSVEGSKEVMYKLALRNATYADAMGVLGSQLIPWHCYMAFFLSISHAIYPLGDGTLTVWGVIGHNYMAWVAVVSMLVLTFTGWDRFVPFFKIPSEPEVRLRKNV; from the coding sequence GTGATCGCTTTAGTAAAGCTCAGTCCGATGTTCGTGATGGGCGCGTTGATGTTTTCGGGCATGGACATTCTGATCGTCGCGCCAATCGCGTTTCTGTACGCGACGATTATCGCGATGGTCACGGATCATTATTCGTTCGACGACCTGCTGAGCGCGGCGCTGGACAACTTAAAACACTTCCTGATCGTTTTCTTGATCTTGGAATCGGCCTACGCCGTCGCCGAGTGCTTTATGGCCACGGGCGTTGCGGCGTCAATCATTAACGTGGCGCTTCGGGCGGGACTGACGGCGAAGCTGGTCGCTGCGGTGGCCCTGTTAGTCACGGCGGTTCTGTCGGTAGCCACCGGGACGTCGTGGGGAACGTTTGCGGCCTGCGCGCCGATTTTCCTCTGGCTCAACCATATCGTGGGCGGAAACGTGCTGCTCACGGTGGGAGCCATCGCTGGCGGGGCGTGCTTCGGCGACAACATCGGGCTGATCTCGGACGCGATGGTGGTCAGCTCGGGTATCCAGAACGTCGCCATTATCGACCGGGTTCGCCATCAGGGGATTTGGTCCTTAGGGTGCCTTCTGATCAGTCTGGTTATTTTCTATCTGGTGGGCATGTGGAGTGACCTGCCGGAGACGACCGGCTTGGCGTCGGACGCGATCGCTCGGATTCCAGAGTCGGTCTGGACGCTGCTCCAAACCGAACGGCCGGCGGCAGTGACGCTGCTGAATCAAGTTAAAACCGGCGTGCCCCTCTATATGCTGCTGCCGCTCGTGGCCGTCTTGGGACTGGCTATCCGAGGGACGAGCACGCTCATCTGTCTTGGCAGCGGGATTATCTCGTCGCTGATCTGCGGCCTGTGCGCCGGGACAGTGGAAAACTTATCATCCTTCCTGTCGCTCGTTCAGGCTGGCTTTTCGTCCGCAGGAAACTGGACGATCGCGATGATGCTCTGGGTCGGCGCGTTCGGAGGGGTTATGAAGAAGATGAACGCTTTTGACCCGGTGGCCGACATGGTGCTGAAGCTGACCCATAAGGTCAGGCACCTGATGTTCTCCAACGCCCTGCTGTGTCTGATAGGTAACGCGGCTCTGGCCGACGAGATGGCTCAGATCGTCACGATCAGCCCGCTGATTCGGAGCATGACCGAGCGGAGCGTCGAGGGGAGCAAGGAGGTTATGTACAAGTTAGCGCTGCGCAACGCCACCTATGCCGACGCGATGGGGGTGCTCGGGTCCCAGCTGATCCCGTGGCACTGCTACATGGCGTTTTTCCTCAGCATTTCTCATGCAATCTACCCGCTGGGCGACGGGACGCTCACCGTATGGGGCGTCATTGGCCACAACTACATGGCTTGGGTCGCTGTGGTCTCCATGCTGGTCCTGACTTTTACCGGCTGGGATCGGTTCGTGCCGTTCTTCAAGATCCCCTCGGAGCCAGAAGTCCGGCTTCGGAAAAACGTCTAA
- a CDS encoding ABC transporter substrate-binding protein/permease, translated as MRRLFRLLAGAFAALTLCAAGAWAAEDLPELRWGGDSEGNVPYMFGDPENQERMIGFEVDLVEALCRQMGRRPVFVSNGWDNLIPGLNLKLYDMALSGLEITAEHRQAVDFSLPYYKTFLQLVVPRGNPKKIADLGSCVGQTVGTLKQSYAYDTLVDAGVTDIRTYENEINAYQDMANGRLDAVLMDSPIAIFYAGFNPNLEFVGEPIGSMEYGIAVRQGDSALKNELNAALTALRESGQLRDIYEKWNMWTPVMADFFDDHSPARVGHDGFDRWASFQKEGLGWKARFDRYVSFLPVFGRAALVTLQVSLAAMALAIVLGMVLAVARLFGPRWLSALAVGYIELLRGTPVLIQLFFIFYGLPNVGIKLSPFAAGIIGLGMNYAAYEAENYRAGLMAVPRQQMEGALALGMTRSQALRHVVVPQAIRVSLPPVTNDFISLLKDSSLVSMITLIDLTKAYGQLANTYYDFFGIGIMVALIYFLIGLPFVRLARFAERRLAVAVKGRTARGVKETIKAASYHN; from the coding sequence ATGAGGCGCCTGTTTCGACTTCTCGCCGGGGCGTTTGCCGCGCTGACGCTCTGCGCTGCCGGGGCTTGGGCGGCCGAAGACCTGCCGGAACTTCGCTGGGGCGGCGACAGCGAGGGAAACGTCCCCTACATGTTCGGCGACCCAGAGAACCAAGAACGCATGATCGGCTTTGAGGTGGACCTTGTAGAAGCCCTGTGCCGACAAATGGGCCGCCGTCCCGTCTTTGTCTCTAACGGGTGGGACAATCTGATCCCCGGCCTGAACTTAAAACTATACGACATGGCGCTCAGCGGCCTTGAAATCACGGCGGAGCACCGGCAGGCCGTGGACTTCTCCCTGCCGTACTACAAGACGTTCCTCCAGTTGGTCGTTCCCCGGGGCAACCCCAAGAAGATCGCCGACCTAGGAAGCTGCGTCGGTCAGACCGTCGGTACGCTCAAACAGTCGTACGCGTACGACACGCTTGTCGATGCGGGTGTGACCGATATTCGAACCTACGAGAACGAGATCAACGCCTATCAGGACATGGCCAACGGCCGGCTTGATGCGGTGCTCATGGACTCGCCGATCGCCATCTTCTACGCCGGTTTCAACCCCAATCTGGAGTTTGTCGGGGAACCCATCGGCTCGATGGAGTACGGCATTGCCGTCCGACAGGGCGACAGCGCGCTGAAGAACGAACTGAACGCCGCGTTGACGGCGCTGAGAGAGTCCGGTCAGCTTCGGGACATCTACGAGAAGTGGAACATGTGGACGCCCGTGATGGCGGATTTCTTCGACGACCACTCGCCGGCCCGGGTAGGGCACGACGGCTTTGACCGGTGGGCCTCGTTTCAGAAAGAAGGGCTGGGCTGGAAGGCCCGGTTTGACCGATACGTCAGTTTCCTCCCGGTCTTCGGACGGGCCGCGCTGGTGACGCTGCAGGTCTCGCTGGCGGCCATGGCCTTGGCGATTGTCCTCGGCATGGTTCTGGCCGTGGCGCGCCTCTTTGGCCCTCGGTGGCTGTCGGCTCTGGCTGTCGGGTACATCGAGCTGCTTCGCGGGACGCCGGTACTCATTCAGCTGTTTTTCATCTTCTACGGCCTGCCTAATGTGGGAATTAAACTGTCGCCGTTTGCCGCCGGCATCATCGGACTCGGGATGAACTACGCGGCCTACGAGGCGGAGAACTACCGCGCGGGGCTCATGGCCGTCCCCCGCCAGCAGATGGAAGGCGCCTTGGCCCTGGGCATGACCCGCAGTCAGGCCCTGCGGCACGTGGTGGTCCCGCAGGCTATTCGGGTTTCCCTGCCGCCGGTCACCAACGACTTCATCTCGTTGCTCAAGGACTCATCGCTGGTGTCAATGATCACCCTCATCGACCTGACGAAAGCGTACGGCCAACTGGCCAACACGTATTACGACTTCTTCGGAATCGGCATCATGGTGGCGCTGATCTACTTCCTGATCGGCCTGCCGTTCGTCCGATTAGCCCGCTTTGCGGAGCGCCGCCTCGCCGTGGCCGTCAAAGGCCGGACGGCCCGAGGCGTGAAAGAGACGATCAAGGCCGCCAGCTACCACAATTAG
- a CDS encoding amino acid ABC transporter ATP-binding protein, with translation MEQSAVPLIRVTDLHKAFEETPVLRGVSIDISEGDLVSIIGPSGCGKSTFLRCLNCLEYIDSGTISIAGVTVTRRAGEPMSRDFLDACFRMRQEVGMVFQSFNMFPHKTVLENVMLAPVVVKKTPESQAKRQALDLLAKVGLSEQASRYPATLSGGQSQRAAIARALAMSPKVMLYDEPTSALDPELVGEVLQVMKDLDGEGMTQVIVTHQMRFARDASDYIVFMDGGEIVEKEDGDVLFTTPKNPRTQNFLRHLTGVVSE, from the coding sequence GTGGAACAGTCAGCTGTCCCATTGATTCGCGTGACCGATCTTCACAAAGCATTCGAGGAGACCCCGGTCCTGCGCGGCGTGTCGATAGATATCAGCGAAGGGGACCTTGTCTCGATCATCGGCCCGTCGGGCTGCGGGAAGTCCACGTTTCTTCGATGTCTGAACTGCTTGGAGTACATCGATTCGGGGACGATCAGCATCGCCGGCGTCACTGTGACCCGCCGTGCCGGTGAGCCCATGAGCCGTGACTTTTTGGACGCGTGCTTCAGAATGCGTCAGGAAGTCGGCATGGTCTTTCAGAGCTTCAACATGTTTCCCCACAAAACGGTGCTGGAAAACGTCATGCTGGCGCCGGTGGTGGTGAAAAAGACCCCCGAGTCACAGGCCAAGCGCCAAGCGCTGGACCTGTTGGCGAAAGTCGGGCTTTCCGAGCAGGCGAGCCGGTATCCGGCCACGCTGTCAGGCGGTCAGAGTCAGCGGGCGGCTATCGCCCGGGCTCTCGCCATGTCGCCCAAGGTGATGCTGTACGATGAGCCGACCAGCGCGCTCGACCCCGAACTGGTCGGCGAGGTGCTGCAGGTCATGAAGGATCTGGACGGCGAGGGCATGACGCAAGTTATCGTCACTCATCAGATGCGCTTTGCCCGGGACGCGTCGGACTACATCGTGTTCATGGACGGCGGCGAAATTGTCGAGAAGGAAGACGGCGACGTGCTGTTCACGACGCCGAAAAATCCCCGGACGCAGAACTTCCTGCGCCACTTGACTGGGGTGGTGTCCGAATGA